TCTCAAGTGAACACATATATGGTGCAGGAATTGGAAAGCTAAGCAAGAAATATTAGCAATGGGTTCAAATAGTACAGGATGTCCGGCGGGCATGAAAGCGACGTCGAATGGGGTGTTTCAGGGAGACAATCCGCTTGACTACGCACTCCCTCTTGCAATCTTACAAATCTGCATGGTGGTTCTTCTCACTCGCCTCCTAGCATTCCTTCTCAAGCCACTAAGGCAGCCACGCGTGATTGCAGAAATTGTGGGTGGAATATTGCTTGGTCCATCAGCTCTAGGACGCAGCTCTGCCTTTTTGAACTCTGTGTTCCCATCCAAGAGCTTAACGGTCTTGGACACTTTGGCCAACATTGGCTTACTTTTCTTCATGTTCTTGATAGGACTGGAACTCGACCCCAAGTCCCTCGTTAGCAAAACAGGAAAGAAAGCTCTTGCCATTGCCCTTGCCGGGATCACATTCCCCTTCGTCTTGGGAATCGGGACATCTTTTGCACTTCGAGCAACAATCTCGCAGGGAGTCGATAAAGCACCTTTCTTTGTGTTCATGGGAGTCGCTCTCTCCATCACCGCCTTCCCCGTCCTGGCACGCATCTTGGCTGAGTTGAGGCTGCTTACCACTGAGGTTGGACGGATGGCCATGTCAGCAGCGGCTGTTAATGACGTGGCAGCGTGGATTCTTCTCGCCCTTGCAATTGCGCTCTCTGGCTCTGACTCTTCTCCACTTGTCTCCGTGTGGGTCCTCTTGTCCGGATGCGGCTTTGTAATCTGTTGCGCACTTGTTCTTCCTCCCATCTTTGGATGGATGTCTCGGCGCTGCTCTGAAGGCGAAGCCATCAACGAGTCTTACGTCTGTGCCACGTTGGCAACGGTCTTGGCAGCTGGTTTTGTCACTGACACCATTGGAATCCATGCTCTGTTTGGGGCAtttgttgttggagttgttctTCCCAAGGAAGGCCCTTTTGCGGCTGCTCTTGTTGAGAAGGTTGAGGATCTTGTCTCTGGTCTCTTCCTTCCGTTGTACTTTGTGTCCAGTGGACTCAAGACAAATGTTGCCACCATTCGTGGCCTCAGGTCCTGGGGGCTCCTTCTTTTGGTCATATTCAATGCTTGCTTCGGTAAGATTGTTGGTACCATTGTCGTCTCCTTCTTTTGTAGGGTACCTTTTCAAGAATCATTGGCTCTCGGCTTTCTCATGAATACTAAGGGCTTGGTGGAGCTCATCGTCCTTAACATCGGTAAAGATAGGAAGGTAAATTAAGTTAACAAGAATGTTTAGTTTAATTGGATTAAGTTTTGCACATGATCTCATtactctttttaattaatttgtagGTATTAAATGACCAAACATTTGCAATTATGGTGCTGATGGCTATCTTCACAACATTCATCACCACGCCTTTGGTAATGGCAGTTTATAAACCGGCCAAGAGAATGGCAAAAGCGGACTACAAATACAGAACAGTTAAGAGGAAAAACCCGGACACTCAACTGCGACTCATGGTGTGTTTCCACAGCACAAGGAACATCCCTTCAATGCTAAATCTGATCGAAGCCTCGCGCGGCACTGAAAAAAGGGAAGGCCTTTGCATATACGCATTGCATCTCATGGAGCTCACTGAGAGGCCTTCTGCTATATTGATGGTCCACAAAACCAGAAAGAATGGCCTACCCTTTTGGAACAAAGGCCGCCATTCTAATGCGAATCAAATAGTGATTGAGTTTGAGGCTTTGGAGCAGCTAAGCAGAGTGTCGATTCGCCCCATGACTTCAATCTCATCCATCCCCAACATTCACGATGACGTATGCGCTTGTGCTGAGAGCAAGAGGGTTGCAATGGTAATTCTTCCATTTCACAAGCACCAAAGGGTTGATGGAACGTGGGAAACAACAAGGAGTGAATTCAGGTGGGTGAATAAGAAAGTTCTCGAGCATCCACCCTGCTCTGTGGGGATCTTGGTGGACCGGGGGCTTGGTGGGACCACCCACGTGACAGCAAGTAATGTTTCATCTTCAATTACCATGCTCTTCTTTGGAGGCAACGACGATCAAGAGGCTCTTGCTTATGCTTTGAGAATGGCAGAGCATCCTGGTATCAACCTCACCATAGTGCACTTGATAGTAAGGTCCGAGGATGTTGGAGACATTGTCAGTGTCGTAGATATAAACGACAACGCATCATCATCAACGGATGAGATGCTGCTTTCTGAGGTCAAAGCAAAAAAGAGCTCATCATCCATAAAGTTTGAAGAGAGAGTTGTGAAAAGCCTCGGTGAGATCATTGAGGTGGTTGGAGAGTACAGCAGAGGATGCAATTTGTTTGTAGTTGGTAGGGTGCCCAAAGGACACGTGGCGGTGACTTTGAACAATGTCAAATGCGAGTGTCCAGAATTGGGGCCACTATGCAACTTGTTAACCTCTCCGGAACTGGTCTCAACTTCAGCCTCGGTTTTGGTCGTGCAACACTATCATGCTCTATGCTCTAATggataaaaaattttcttctctttcattttaGACTTAACTAATCCTGTAAGTGTGGATCATCATCTCATAATTAGTAATATTAAACCTGATGATTGGGACTCCAAGCAAGGAatcaacttttatatatatatattggctGTCTCTTTCCGTTTCCTTTTACTAGTGTTTAAATCTAATATCTTAGTTAAAAATGATTCAAGAGAGTggatatttttattctaaaattgaTAATGTCATCTCAAATTGATCATgttttattaagaaaagaacTCAATAACCAgccgaattttttattttttgtcatcaatttaatttttttaatttatcaatttaatatcatatttttagtttatatttaaaaaaataataaattctactaATTCATCTTTTATTATATGTACTTTGTATTAAGATTAAAATCTCCCAGATAGAAATGTTATGAACTTGAGAGCATCAAGATCCATTATTCTTTTaacccaaaaaagaaaaaaattttaaaacacaaCTGAAAAAAGCTTAATGTTGTTAATTATAGGCTTGACGTCAACAGATTCTATCGAATATTCACCAACTAAAACGCATCACTCTTCCTAGCATCTAACcaacataaaattaaaatacaaaattttcaacaaaaaataaaagagcaaaTTAAATGACAAAGTTGACTTGAGAAGAATTGctaacaaaatttttatatattacttttgtATTTATAACTTCATTACTTTTcaattatttctttaatttaggtttgtatttaaaattagtcatctaattaatatagaattaatttttttataaaattaaaataattatacacgtgtagataaaaaaatagtttactAAGTTAATTatctatataaaatatatattacaagTATGCTAAACAAATTTTTAAcacagaatttttttttatcaaaatgcGTAAAcatcatatataaatatatattcttgTTGCTCTTCTTTCTGTTTGTGGGTGTTGATGAGCATGAGCTACGTACCATTTTAGTTAgtgattattaatttattatatcttacACGATATACATTGTTATTGGTAAGTGGTAACCTATAGGTTTTGGGTCGGTTAAAGTAAAAAGAAGATGGACTATTATTTATCTCTCTATCAATAGTGTATATTATAGATGAGACGATAATAGTACATAATTCTCATGTTTATTTGTTCGGTCGAAAATACTATAAAGATTGAAGAAGTGGGATAACACTTTAACTAAGAGGATGATGActaattaatgaaaaaaataatgtgGTGCGCTTTAAAAAGATTATTGACAAAGATCTTTTCATGTGAAGAAATAATTGAAAATTATCAAATAATTCATCATATCTAACTATTACTTAACATACATAACACATTTTATATCTTAACTattattgtatataaatttattatcttaatttaaaaatattaattcatCACTTTGTTATTTAATCGACTCCCTCAATTTAGAAGAACGTGATCGTGGTAAGAAAATGTGAGTAACGAACTTATTTTGATTGAATTGGAATTTATAATTGCAAGGATAGAGAATTGTATTGGACATACGGAAAAGAAATGATAGATTTGAAGTGCTCACGACGCACAATTCCATGTTCCATCCAACCAAACCACCTTCAGTGGTTCACAAAGTTTGACCAGTTTGATTAATAACCTGAACCATTCCTTTAACTTTCGAGAACTTGGAAAATTTGCCATTGATAGTTTGATACTGTGAACAAAAGCTAATTTCTACTACTCAACGGCCAACGCAACTATCAACacattgacttttttttgttttcaattataTACATAACTGCTTATACTTTTTATACTTGACAGTTAATAGTTGGGTTAAGTACTTTTTCGTTTCTAATATTTTtggttaaaattaaaatcgtctttcgatttttttttaaattatcctcAATATTATTGAACGTTTTAAAATGATCTTTTtgaacataataaaaaaaacaaatactTTTTTTCTATTATCACTACTCAATCCACCCAGCTATTACCCTATTCCTTTTCACTGCActtaaaatagaaaaatcaaagcgaagaaaagaaacaaaagagagagaaaaaagaaaagaaaaaaaagaagaagaaggtgataGCAGGGAAGAGGATAACTGCTGCCGTTGTGTTGTGGCTGTAGAGAAAGACAAAAcgaagagatgagagagagaacgagagaagagagaaatagagaaagagaagaaggaaaaagaaagcaagaacaCGGAGGTGACGACGGGAAAAAGGGCGGCCGCCACCATTATGTCGTGACTGAGGTGGGAGCTTTTATGTCGGCATCGAGCTTTATCACCGTCGTCGAGCTTCTGGTGGTGAGGGGATATGTTCTTCCCTCTCTCTCGATCTGTTCCTATCCTTAGCCACAGCTGCAACAGTGCCAGCAGCAATAGCTGCTCTTCCCCTTCCTCTTTTCCTCAACCGTGACGGCAACGGATGGCAGCAACACCAACTCTCTTTCAAGTATTTTGTTCCTATTTTtcgttcttctttttttttttaattttaaaaaaacataaatataatttctttttttatttttttaatttctgttgTTGATTTTGGATATGAAATTGCAATTGATAATTGCTgaattattgtttaatttaaaatttttgttgatttattttgtggTTGTTGCTGTTGTTGAATTATTGCACAAAAAAAAGTGTTCaagtgaaaagaaaaagttTAAGGGTAGTGGGTGGGTGGTAGTAATTTAGGATGATGAACTGGTACATAATATAGAGAAAGAAGGTGTGATGGGTATGGTCGTCGCAATGGTGATGGCGATaaagaaaaggagaaagagatGCATAGCAATGGTGATGATGCTGAGGATAGTAGTGAGGGTGGGAAGTGTTTTTCCATTTTAGTTTAAGGGAAAAATTACCCGAAAATAttgtttatgaaaaaaaatgatgatttTATAACATTTTGTAACGTTGaagataattttaataaaaaaaaaggttggagacgattttaattttaacccATGACGTTAGGGACGAAAAAAGTATTTAACTCTTTATAGTTCATCATTGATCAATGATTGTACACCAAAAATTGATCCTTTATTTTTGGATTATATGAATATTATGAGAGTAaacatttaaattaatttttaaaaaatttaaaattaaacattttatttcttagcattttattttttaaaatcttcgAGAATTACTTCTTGTTAAACAAATTTGTCATTCTATCGCTACGAAGAATACTAATATGTTTTATTGTTAGAAAAGCAAAAGAGagtaatagaaaaaatatttgtatgtaTTCAAGTTATATGGAttgaaataatatattatagaagggtatttataggtgttAAGAGAATCGAAATAAAAGACGTaatattctataataaatattcagatatgataaataattctaataaatGCTAATTGATCCTAAGATAGTCACTTGAGtttaaaacttatttaaaacaatgaaatgaaaaaaaaatactgcATAAATTTATGGAACGGGTACAAATGAAAATGCCATAAGGAAGCGCAAACAGAACTGCTGTAAGGAAGCACAAATAAAACTGCCACAAAGAAGCGCAGACAAAGTTGTCGAAAAGATGGTGAACTACCAAAAACTGTCAAAATTAAAGGTGGCAAACTGCGAAGAGATGGTAAAATGTCAAAGGATGGCAAATTGTTGGAAGGTGACGAAAAAAATGTCTGATTTCTCCAAGAGAATATGTAAGCAGTAGATGAAAATGGTATTTGAT
The genomic region above belongs to Arachis stenosperma cultivar V10309 chromosome 5, arast.V10309.gnm1.PFL2, whole genome shotgun sequence and contains:
- the LOC130980106 gene encoding cation/H(+) antiporter 17-like, with the protein product MGSNSTGCPAGMKATSNGVFQGDNPLDYALPLAILQICMVVLLTRLLAFLLKPLRQPRVIAEIVGGILLGPSALGRSSAFLNSVFPSKSLTVLDTLANIGLLFFMFLIGLELDPKSLVSKTGKKALAIALAGITFPFVLGIGTSFALRATISQGVDKAPFFVFMGVALSITAFPVLARILAELRLLTTEVGRMAMSAAAVNDVAAWILLALAIALSGSDSSPLVSVWVLLSGCGFVICCALVLPPIFGWMSRRCSEGEAINESYVCATLATVLAAGFVTDTIGIHALFGAFVVGVVLPKEGPFAAALVEKVEDLVSGLFLPLYFVSSGLKTNVATIRGLRSWGLLLLVIFNACFGKIVGTIVVSFFCRVPFQESLALGFLMNTKGLVELIVLNIGKDRKVLNDQTFAIMVLMAIFTTFITTPLVMAVYKPAKRMAKADYKYRTVKRKNPDTQLRLMVCFHSTRNIPSMLNLIEASRGTEKREGLCIYALHLMELTERPSAILMVHKTRKNGLPFWNKGRHSNANQIVIEFEALEQLSRVSIRPMTSISSIPNIHDDVCACAESKRVAMVILPFHKHQRVDGTWETTRSEFRWVNKKVLEHPPCSVGILVDRGLGGTTHVTASNVSSSITMLFFGGNDDQEALAYALRMAEHPGINLTIVHLIVRSEDVGDIVSVVDINDNASSSTDEMLLSEVKAKKSSSSIKFEERVVKSLGEIIEVVGEYSRGCNLFVVGRVPKGHVAVTLNNVKCECPELGPLCNLLTSPELVSTSASVLVVQHYHALCSNG